A window of the Halichoerus grypus chromosome 2, mHalGry1.hap1.1, whole genome shotgun sequence genome harbors these coding sequences:
- the LOC118518905 gene encoding olfactory receptor 14A16-like — protein MTNITTFLLVGFPEDQVLQRLYAAFFSLVYLAALMGNLLIITLTTIDQHLQTPMYFFLKNLSLIDICYISVTVPKSVMNSLTNSHSISFVGCASQVFLVVFFAGAEFALLLVMSYDRYAAICCPLRYEAIMNRGACVQMVTASWFSGGVYGSIHVAGTFSVHFCGSNIVHQFFCDVPSLLTLACSGEQTLEYAFIIGSCCFGFICFILLVVSYVYIFSTVLRVPSAKGRVKSLSTCLPHLTVVTLFFFSGIITYLAKNFKSSSSLKVLISVLYTVLPPTMNPLIYSLRNWDIQMALGKLIAGKLFRRLFKLKYVKYH, from the coding sequence ATGACCAACATAACAACATTCTTGCTCGTGGGATTCCCTGAGGATCAGGTGCTACAGAGACTTTATGCTGCGTTCTTCTCCCTGGTTTACCTGGCGGCGCTGATGGGGAACCTCCTCATTATCACCCTCACCACCATTGACCAGCATCTCCAaacccccatgtacttcttcctgaaGAATTTGTCTTTGATTGATATCTGTTACATCTCTGTCACTGTCCCCAAATCCGTCATGAACTCTCTGACCAACAGCCATTCCATCTCCTTCGTGGGATGCGCCTCACAGGTTTTCcttgttgttttctttgctggAGCAGAGTTTGCCCTCCTTCTGGTGATGTCCTATGATCGCTATGCAGCCATCTGCTGTCCTCTGCGCTATGAGGCCATCATGAATAGAGGTGCCTGTGTGCAGATGGTGACAGCATCATGGTTCAGTGGGGGTGTCTATGGATCCATCCATGTAGCAGGCacattttctgtccatttctgtggTTCCAACATAGTGCATCAATTCTTTTGTGATGTGCCATCACTGCTCACGCTTGCTTGTTCTGGGGAGCAAACTCTAGAATATGCATTTATAATTGGTAGTTGTTGTTTTggatttatatgttttattttattggttgtatcttatgtttacattttttctacTGTTCTAAGAGTCCCATCTGCAAAGGGCAGAGTGAAAAGTCTTTCAACCTGCCTGCCCCACCTCACTGTGGTGACATTGTTCTTCTTTTCTGGGATTATCACATATTtagctaaaaattttaaatcttcatCTTCACTGAAAGTGTTGATATCAGTACTTTACACTGTGTTACCCCCCACCATGAATCCTCTTATTTACAGCCTGAGAAACTGGGATATACAAATGGCCTTGGGCAAACTGATAGCTGGGAAACTGTTTAGAagactttttaaacttaaatatgtaaaatatcattaa